The sequence CTTATAATAATTCTATTcctgttttgtttcttgttttgcaGCTCAAGTATCCTTCAGCACTTCACTCTTTTACACAAATCACAGATTACGCaaaaaacaagaagattgcAATGTTTCTTGATTACGATGGGACTCTTTCACCAATAGTGGATGACCCAGATTGTGCTCTTATGTCCAGTGATGTAAGAATTACACAATGTTTATCTTGTCTTTGATGTCTTTCTTTCTATATGTCTGCCATCTTGGTCTTTTATTAACACAAAAAGGAATTTCTATCAGATGCGTTCTGCAGTAAGAAATGCTGCAAAGTATGTCCCTACAGCAataattagtggaagaagtcgTGATAAGGTAGTTGGAGATTTAATTGGAATTCAATATTTTCCTCTGCTTTTTTCCCCAGTTAAATCCTTCAGGATGCCATTTAGTATGATCCATTGTCCTGTTTCAGGTTTATGAGTTGGTAGAACTAAGAGAACTATATTATGCTGGTAGTCATGGAATGGACATCATGGGACCCGTCAATCACTCGGCCACTGATGACCATTCAAATAATTGTATAATTAGATCTACTGACCAACAGGTATTTGCAACAACCCTTTTCTAGTTCTCCTTTTTTTAATCCCATTTCATATTGTAAAATTGGCTTGATGATATTTTCTCCAGTAGAATGTTCAATACCTGTTCAATACCAAACATAATATATTGTTGATTCTTCCTTTATGTTTCATTGTTCTAATTGTGGCAGGACAAGGAAGTAAATCTGTTCCAGCCCGCTAAAGAATTTATACCTATGATCGATGAGGTGCTCTGTTTGTTTTCGggatcatgtatatatatgttgcagaGAAGCattgtttgattttcttctgTTCTAATATTGATTGctctttttttgatttttctttttgcagGTTTTTAGAACCCTTGTCGAGAATACTAAAGGAATCCAGGGTTCAAAAGTCGAGAATCACAAGTTTTGCGTCTCTGTACATTACCGTAATGTAGATGAGAAGGTGAATATTTCTAGGCCTCTATAAGATTAATGTGGCAACTGATAGGtgtgtttctaattggataacaaatttgatattttgtgtttgGGCTTCTATTTTCAGAACTGGCCAACTATTGCCCAACTTGTTCATGATATTCTTAAAAATTACCCTCGTTTACGACTAACACATGGGCGAAAGGTATTGCGTTTGTCTATTTTTTGTGCAGATGCACCACATTCTTTTATCCACATAATGATTTCTGTTTAGTACTTTTCTCTCTACATAGGTTTTAGAAGTCCGTCCTATGATTGACTGGAATAAGGGAAAAGCAGTTGAATTTCTGTTGGACTCACTTGGTAACTTTCTGGCTCTCTCTCTATTCTTGAACATTTGTCAAATTTTCAGTAGGTTGAATAGCAATACAAGGTTATGACATAAAACTACAAATAATACGAGTtatgtatttttcaaaattgaCAGGGTTAAGTAAAAGTGATGATGTGCTCCCAATTTACATTGGAGATGATAAAACTGATGAAGATGCATTCAAGGTATTTGTGTAATAATTGCCATGGCAAGTTACAACAAGTTTGTTTTGAGTCTGTTGCTCATTATTTAGATGGCTAGTTGTATAAAAAAGAATGCAACCCTTTATCAGGTGTTGCGGGAAAAGTGTGGAGGTTATGGAATTCTGGTGTCTCCAGTCCCAAAAGAAACCAAGGCATTTTACTCTCTCAAGGACCCATCAGAGGTGCAAATCACTTCCATGCCCTTGCCCACATCGATTTTGTATTCTGGTTTGCTGAATCTGATGGAATTGTGTGTGCAGGTAATGAAATTTCTGGAGTCTCTTGTGAGATGGAAGAATAAGCAGGAAGGAGCTTAATAGACTAATGAATTTTCAGAAATGGAGAAGCTGCAGTGTGATTTTCAAGTAGGCTATGATCACttggttctgtttttttttttttttttttttcccttttctattTGTTCCTTATTATTGAGGCAGCGTAAGCTTTGTCCTCATTTTGTATTTATAGCTAGGGAGTTAGAATACTATCAATGTTATCAATTATGGAAAACTATTTGCCAGTTATCTTTCCTTTTACTTGTAACCAGTTCCCAGGTTGATGTTGTCTTCTCTTCCACTATTTTTTGATTggtaaattttattttactcaGAAACAATCTGATGCAAAGCCCAACGGTATTAACTATAAACCCAGCTCCTCAATAAAATGGAACGACAGGAACATTCTACCCTCCCAAAATATCTTCCTAACATTACAACAAAAGGGCCACACTAAGGGCTCTAACAAAAGTAACTTCAGTTTAGTGGCTTGAAAAAAATTGAGTCAGTGGCCTATATTATTCTGTGACTGTGGTGGTCATATATAGGCCACtcactcataatttttttattttttatttttttacaaatccACTTTCAATGCTATTGAGTCGTTTGgtctttttacttttcttgcatcCATTTGTTATCGAAAATGATATAGAGCCCAAGGATCTGGTAGCCCAAAGTAGTCTAAGTATAGCTGGTGTTGATGTGGCATTGCCATGTCATTTGATAGTGTGGACGATTTTTAAATTTCTAAAACTTTGTATTAATAGCTTCAGTTAGGGCAGATGATTTGCGAGAGCCGCAGACAAGTCGTGACAACTTTACGTTTTTCAAAGACGAAGATCGTTTTGACAAAAGAGCTACGTCGGAGCATATTAGTAATGCTCCGAACAGCCGCATATCCCCTTCACAGGTAGAGCTCGACACTGCGATAGTTACCACTTGTTGCGTTCGTGCGTTGAATTGGCTGAGACTAAGAAGATATTCTTAGTGCATCGCAAGGCAATTTTGTAGAGTGAAAAATTGGCCTTGTGACAGTAGACATAACATTGTCCGCTAGTTCTCAGACGCGACTGAGAGGGATCCCGCATATGAGAATCGTGCGAACATGCTTTTTTATGTTGACCAAAAGTAACGGGTAGGTCCGCATGCTTCTCAGGTGCGAGATCCTACACCTAAGAAGCCCTCTAACATTGTCTAtccaataatttaatttatgtaGCATGGATTGAGCCAAATGTCCACAAATCTGAGTCACCAATTACTCAACACTCCTTGATTGCTAAACATTTTAGTAAAATATTATCTTCAACCTACTACACCACCAATAATTCATGAGTAAGCCATCCCCAAGTTGATCACTGCCTCTAATTTTCTTCTCAAATCTCACCCAGAATTGAAATTTTTTCAAAGCTTAAGTTTGTCTCACTGCATAAATATTCTGCTTGTTTCACATGATTTAAATACTCACGCAGTCTGAGTCTTCGATTACGTGTTCTTCAATTTACCATGTGACTTTGAATATTCTGATTTTAAGAAATTACTTGCACGCGACAAAGAAAGAAGATTAATAGGTACGGGTttcaatattaaaattaaaaaaaaatcactttcaagtttcaattaaaatgaataaggaaactcaaaaaaaaaaaaaagtcttttggcatattataatttttggtcactgaaatagCTGATCAAATTCAACTCGGTCAATGAATTTTCAAACGTTCTAATTTGAGAAccgaaagttgaaaattgtttcaatttacacacatGGACAAATTTTCACTATTCGGACAGTAAACTAGCTGATGTGGCATAAAAAGTAACAGAAATGATAGGGATTCCAGTAAAAAACatcccagtagtggatgtgtcactctctagtTCAATCACCAGGTTTTGTggacccctacacttacatcaatcaagggataagATCCACTACTGGGATAACTGACATGTTTTTTActaggatccctaacatttttgaaaaaGTAAGGAATTTGCCCGAAGAGTGAGAAATATACTCGTGTGTCATATtgcaaaaattttcaactttagaTTTTCAAGTTGGAACGTTTGAAAATCCAGTATTCGAATTGGACCTGATAAATTCTTTCAATGATCAAAAGTTACATTATCCCATATTTTTAGTGTACTACTCGTAGCGACTCAAATTTCGAACAAGTTTGCAGAAGCAAATAATCATGACAAGAAAAACTTAAACCTAAGCTAAGGCCCTTTTTGTATCAAATAATTTAGGAAATAATTTGGTTACAAAACTTAACAAAATTTTGGAagcaaataattcaaaattagaTTGGTTCCAAAAACATGTTTAGCACAAAAATGCTGGATCCGCATGCTGCATGTTGTCCTCTCATGTCTTTATATGTTAGGAAATTTCATGGAATTTACAGTTGTTTGTCTCAGAATTCAGACAAACTACCCATAAcccattctctctctccctctctctctctatatatatatataggtacgATTGTACAATTGTATACATATAACAATGAAGATCATCGCCTCTCCATATTTCTCCAGTTAAGCAAGAAATTCATTCAACCAAACAATTGCATTTTTCCCTCATTCGTTTTGATGTAATACAATTACAAGCTCAAGTTTTTCCCAAAtccttgtttgttttttatcaATTAAAATGTTTAGCAACACCAGAACAAAACAATTCCTTCCAGTCTCGTATGATCCCGACGACTCCTCCAAGGCTCCACTTTTAAATGGATCATCACATCACGTCGGAGACGAGCCCCACGGCCGGCGACCCAGGAAGGAACTCCTGGTGTTTGTTTCTGGGTTTTTGATGTTTGCTCTGTTTGTGGCATTTATTGGCGCCAATAATGGATCAAACGACATTCATGTTCAAAATAATGCAAATGCAAATGGGTCTATTTTGTCTTCTCCGAAGATTGAAAAAACGACGCCGTCGGAGACCCTGAGGCCGCCAACGTCGCGTGGCGTGTCGGCTGGTGTGTCCGAGAAGGCGAACCGGATTTTTGGCGGAGAAGCGTATCCGTGGGACAATAAAGTGTTGTCTTGGCAAAGAACAGCTTTTCATTTTCAACCCGAGAAGAACTGGATGAacggtaattaattaattaattaattcttcagacatttttttgttcttgtttattttaaaaattcacTGTTTTGAAGGAAAAAGAGTTTCCAAAAGTGCTACAGCTATGACTTTTCGAGGGTTTGAAAGTTGCAGAAATCCTTTTTAATTCCAAAATGTTTGGATAACCAACAAGAACTCAAGAAATCAAGCCACTTTTCTGGAATTCCCATTTTTTTGTGGGGGGCCATAACTGGCTTTGCTGAGATTAACAACATTGTTTATACATTGTTGGAATAGTAATGTAGCATTGTTTTTTAATACATTATGACATAAACAGATCTGATTGTTCTTGTCATTGTCTTTTTCCCTTGATGGTTGGGTGATTGGATGAATTCTGCTCTGATGGGGAAACATGGTTTATCTCTGCTTCAGATCCCAACGGTACCGGCATTCTTCCTCATTTTTAGCTTTCTCACTTTTCTGTACATTCTATTTGTTTCTGGTTCTAACTAAGTTGTATGACTAAACCAATTTAGGATTGTTAATTTAGCTCCTAATATTCACCTGCAAAATATACAGGTCCATTGTTCTACAAGGGATGGTACCATTTCTTCTACCAGTATAACCCAAATGGTGCAATGTGGGGTGACATTGTTTGGGGCCATGCAGTATCCAAGGACTTAATCCATTGGTTTCACCTTCCATTGGCAATGGTTGCTGATCAATGGTACGACTCGAATGGTGTTTGGACTGGATCTGCCACAATCCTCCCTGATGGCCAAATCATTATGTTATACACAGGATCCACCAATGTGTCTGCCCAGGTGCAAAATCTTGCGTATCCTGAAGACCCCTCTGATCCTCTCCTTGTCAATTGGGTAAAATACGAGGGCAATCCAGTCCTAGTACCACCGCCAGGCATCGATGTCAAGGACTTCCGGGACCCCACGACTGCCTGGTACACATCAGAAGGGAAGTGGCGTATTACTTTGGGGTCTAAGATTAACAAAACTGGCATATCCTTGGTTTATGAAACAGAGGATTTTAAGAGTTACAAGCAGCTGGATGAGGTACTCCATGGTGTCCCCAACACTGGGATGTGGGAGTGTGTGGACTTCTATCCTGTTTCTTTAACAAGTGAGAATGGATTAGAGACATCAGCTAATGGACTTGGAGTGAAGCATGTGTTAAAGACTAGCCTTGACGATGATAAGATCGATTCCTATGCACTCGGAACTTATGATGAAAAGGCTGGTACATGGGTTCCAGATGATCCCAGAATTGATGTTGGCATTGGAATTAGGTATGATTACGGCATATTCTATGCATCCAAGACATTTTATGATCCTAACAAGAAGAGGAGAGTCTTGTGGGGTTGGATTAAGGAGTCGGACAGCGAAGCTGCTGATCTGCAGAAGGGATGGGCATCTCTTCAGGTTTGTTAGCATAAATTTTCTTCGCacatttcatttttattgacaACAGATACACCATCATTAATAGAAGAAGGCATGTCACAGCAGTAAAGTCACTTCATAGCAACTTAAGTGTGGGTTCAAACCACAAAAACTTCACTTCTCATCGCGGAGAATAATGATATCGCTGTATCAGAATACCATTTCTTTCACAAACCATAGCTTGCATCAAGTCCTAAATTTTCTATCTTTCTGAAATCCAGGACTaaaattttgtttctattttgaGAGTGATCAACATTAATGTTCTAATGGTGATATCCTACAGGGTGTTCCAAGGACAGTGATGTTTGACAAGAAAACGGGAACCAATCTTCTTCAATGGCCAGTGGAAGAGGTAGACAGTTTGAGATTCAGCAGCAAAGAATTTAACAGAGTGGAGGTCACAGCAGGATCAGTAGTGCCATTGCAAGTTGGCATTGCCTCACAGGTTTGTATTACTATCAAAGCGTTGATAATGACTCTCTCCAATTAAACAACAATAATGCTGCAATCTTACTTTCTAATTGTTTCGAATGTAACAGTTGGATATCGTTGCCGAATTTGAGTTAGACCAGAAGGGTTTGGAGAGAGCTGCTGAATCCAATGTAGAGTTCAGCTGCAGTGCTAGCGGTGGATCAGCTGAACGCGGTGCACTTGGAccctttggtctattggttcttgcAGATGAGAGCCTCATTGAGCAGACTCCAGTCTACTTCTATGTTGCCAAAGGAGCCAATGGCACCCTCAAGACTTTCTTCTGCACAGACCAGTCAAGGTACTTATTGTGCAATCTCATTATGCATTGTCAATCGAACATCATCGTTATCATCCAAGCCTTAGTCTAATAATTATTGATTGTAGCAGCATTTTTCTCTAAATTGGTTTTGTACTCAGGTCTTCAAAGGCCACTGATGTCAATAAGGAAATTTATGGCAACTATGTTCCAGTTTTGGAGGGTGAAAAGTTATCTTTGAGGATACTGGTAAGCTGATCATACTTGTGTTTTTTCTGCTATTTTAAGTAGGGTTGTACAAAATTACCTATCTATCGGAACCGACCGATAA is a genomic window of Tripterygium wilfordii isolate XIE 37 chromosome 16, ASM1340144v1, whole genome shotgun sequence containing:
- the LOC119980397 gene encoding probable trehalose-phosphate phosphatase F — encoded protein: MEIKSNQTSPVLTDPAPVNKSRLGTYSGLLPYPPAGATFSSGKYVKIPRKKPGTLDDVRSNGWLDAMKSSSPPRKKLIKDFTVQITSDDTDTAHLSWMLKYPSALHSFTQITDYAKNKKIAMFLDYDGTLSPIVDDPDCALMSSDMRSAVRNAAKYVPTAIISGRSRDKVYELVELRELYYAGSHGMDIMGPVNHSATDDHSNNCIIRSTDQQDKEVNLFQPAKEFIPMIDEVFRTLVENTKGIQGSKVENHKFCVSVHYRNVDEKNWPTIAQLVHDILKNYPRLRLTHGRKVLEVRPMIDWNKGKAVEFLLDSLGLSKSDDVLPIYIGDDKTDEDAFKVLREKCGGYGILVSPVPKETKAFYSLKDPSEVMKFLESLVRWKNKQEGA
- the LOC119980804 gene encoding acid beta-fructofuranosidase-like, which encodes MFSNTRTKQFLPVSYDPDDSSKAPLLNGSSHHVGDEPHGRRPRKELLVFVSGFLMFALFVAFIGANNGSNDIHVQNNANANGSILSSPKIEKTTPSETLRPPTSRGVSAGVSEKANRIFGGEAYPWDNKVLSWQRTAFHFQPEKNWMNDPNGPLFYKGWYHFFYQYNPNGAMWGDIVWGHAVSKDLIHWFHLPLAMVADQWYDSNGVWTGSATILPDGQIIMLYTGSTNVSAQVQNLAYPEDPSDPLLVNWVKYEGNPVLVPPPGIDVKDFRDPTTAWYTSEGKWRITLGSKINKTGISLVYETEDFKSYKQLDEVLHGVPNTGMWECVDFYPVSLTSENGLETSANGLGVKHVLKTSLDDDKIDSYALGTYDEKAGTWVPDDPRIDVGIGIRYDYGIFYASKTFYDPNKKRRVLWGWIKESDSEAADLQKGWASLQGVPRTVMFDKKTGTNLLQWPVEEVDSLRFSSKEFNRVEVTAGSVVPLQVGIASQLDIVAEFELDQKGLERAAESNVEFSCSASGGSAERGALGPFGLLVLADESLIEQTPVYFYVAKGANGTLKTFFCTDQSRSSKATDVNKEIYGNYVPVLEGEKLSLRILVDHSVVEGFAQGGRTCITSRVYPTKAIYGDARLFLFNNATESKVTTSLKIWEMKSVPMKPYVNNPFVGKYKQK